One Misgurnus anguillicaudatus chromosome 22, ASM2758022v2, whole genome shotgun sequence DNA segment encodes these proteins:
- the c22h2orf42 gene encoding uncharacterized protein C2orf42 homolog isoform X3 — MDGPLVNSGIPVATQTVVSPVTQTPSNLFGKHRDKRKTPTFLSNLGKATLRGIRKCPQCGVYNGTRGLSCKNKACGTVFRGGVHGTGRLKKGKNEVVQVVMDGGGGRTGGTQVFSVRQRGRGSEQRGFVELVFTDTAITTADGTVLTRVSLGRCYMPSCQQNESESTVESVQHGVLQSPRSPCTHVKQAMECQTQATPLPLKSSVLESLVATSQAKEELWRLATETTGPLVQRVSKGTLIVKCQAGDAHPLGLLHLTVGSSGAKEKNEGSVPFRCACHARCVKGRKEGENSFQHSFPERCLHFYACVCAFTSDEKLTTEFSAFLNYNLNEVQERTDATALSISESQQQIEPSIHHRSKRFKLMESSIASSVSSPSPLAVKDPSVPTLIQRKPTYRKHSSSTGLKNPGSSQSVDETHVSLGFQQWLVSVTERIHQTMHFQFDAGKPDPLVFHIPQAFFNALQQRLSLGSKKRRLPNFTTTFVRRDALPLGSFSKYTWHITNLTHVKRIFDTPQLPLELTHSFVKNSDGSYSPYRCRENLSDPGSDACNQLCSNKPLSIRPLEHRTFLRVGTRSPEQTDPVPFVIEWIPDILPHSQVGELRIRFEYGHQLGGNPECIKSSAGADRTKQTPEDTNPNQ; from the exons ATGGATGGCCCTTTGGTAAACTCTGGAATACCGGTGGCGACTCAGACAGTGGTTTCTCCTGTCACCCAAACCCCCAGTAACTTGTTCGGGAAACATCGGGATAAACGGAAGACTCCTACTTTCCTGTCTAATTTGGGCAAGGCTACCTTAAGAGGCATCCGCAAATGTCCTCAGTGTGGGGTTTACAATGGCACCCGTGGACTCAGCTGCAAGAACAAAGCTTGTGGAACCGTCTTCAGGGGGGGAGTCCACGGGACGGGACGTTTGAAGAAAGGGAAGAATGAAGTAGTTCAAGTTGTGATGGACGGTGGAGGCGGCAGGACAGGGGGGACTCAGGTGTTCTCTGTACGTCAGCGGGGTCGTGGCTCTGAACAGCGAGGTTTCGTTGAGTTAGTTTTCACAGATACGGCCATCACTACAGCTGATGGAACTGTGCTGACCCGTGTCAGTCTGGGCCGCTGTTACATGCCCTCATGCCAGCAGAATGAAAGCGAGTCAACAGTTGAAAGTGTCCAACACGGAGTGTTGCAATCACCCAGAAGTCCCTGCACCCACGTGAAACAAGCAATGGAGTGTCAGACCCAAGCGACACCGCTGCCACTCAAGAGCTCTGTGCTGGAGTCCCTAGTGGCCACTTCCCAGGCCAAAGAGGAGTTGTGGAGGCTGGCAACCGAGACAACTGGGCCCCTAGTGCAGCGGGTCTCCAAAGGGACCCTAATAGTGAAATGCCAAGCAGGAGATGCCCATCCTCTGGGACTGCTACATCTGACAGTAGGCTCATCTGGAGCTAAAGAGAAGAATGAGGGTTCGGTTCCCTTTCGCTGCGCATGTCACGCTCGCTGTGTCAAAGGAAGAAAAGAAGGAGAGAATTCCTTTCAGCACAGTTTCCCTGAACGCTGCCTGCACTTCTATGCTTGCGTTTGTGCCTTCACAAGTGATGAGAAGCTGACCACCGAGTTTTCAGCCTTTCTGAACTACAACTTGAATG AAGTGCAGGAGAGGACAGATGCCACAGCGCTCAGTATATCTGAATCTCAGCAGCAAATTGAGCCCTCCATCCATCATCGTTCCAAGAGATTCAAACTTATGGAATCCTCTATTG CTTCTTCTGTCTCGTCTCCATCTCCTCTGGCTGTCAAAGACCCTTCTGTACCAACCCTAATCCAGCGCAAGCCCACTTACAGAAAACACTCCAGCTCTACTGGGCTTAAAAACCCAG GAAGTAGCCAATCAGTGGATGAGACTCATGTATCACTGGGTTTCCAGCAGTGGTTGGTCAGCGTCACTGAGAGGATCCATCAGACGATGCACTTCCAGTTTGATG CAGGAAAGCCGGATCCACTGGTGTTTCATATCCCACAAGCTTTCTTTAATGCCCTACAGCAGCGTTTGTCATTGGGCTCGAAGAAGAGGCGACTGCCCAACTTTACCACCA CGTTTGTGCGTAGGGACGCTTTGCCTCTTGGCTCTTTTTCTAAATACACCTGGCACATCACTAACTTGACACATGTCAAGCGCATCTTTGATACACCACAG TTACCTCTGGAACTTACTCACAGTTTTGTTAAGAACAGCGATGGCTCCTATTCACCATACAGATGTCGGGAGAACCTCTCTGATCCTGGATCAGATGCCTGCAACCAGTTATGCTCCAACAAGCCTTTGTCCATCAGACCACTGGAGCACCGCACCTTTCTCAGAGTGG GTACACGTTCACCAGAGCAGACGGACCCGGTGCCTTTCGTGATCGAGTGGATCCCGGACATCCTTCCACACTCACAAGTGGGAGAACTGAGAATCCGGTTTGAGTACGGCCATCAGCTGGGCGGTAATCCTGAATGTATCAAGAGCTCTGCTGGAGCGGACAGAACTAAACAAACACCGGAAGATACCAACCCAAACCAATGA